Proteins encoded by one window of Dreissena polymorpha isolate Duluth1 chromosome 11, UMN_Dpol_1.0, whole genome shotgun sequence:
- the LOC127850432 gene encoding corticotropin-releasing factor-binding protein-like isoform X1 yields the protein MNQICAIFIGCLHMVVVSTSPLTTSLSKLPLQITSSNEPDIRLSKRTARSSGGQIGCTHMESFPGEYQYVSDGTSAVCGLYLIGQPDQIVQVTFEDLNVNCHTGGAVAFFDGWELQHELFPSEFDHPLGFNERYHMFCNGGAVPMKMFTSSQNVAMLHFLVKEVGEGFKIKVNFLPNPQPCNAVAMLEFGTLTMKNYGLRRNCSVSIIYPEEIQLVNVDVGVTSESSVYEAEVGLSDKQCLKYGGGDYVQLLNGNGLDTTIMRTKGILCGMDSKNEKEASFVLSCQHSVVRMVSSGEFHNTVTFMYAPPAESQPGTC from the exons ATCACCAGCTCCAATGAACCGGATATCCGATTGTCCAAACGAACGGCTCGAAGCTCCGGCGGACAGATAG gcTGTACGCATATGGAGAGTTTTCCCGGCGAGTACCAATACGTGTCCGATGGAACCAGTGCAGTTTGTGGATTGTACCTGATTGGCCAACCGGACCAGATCGTACAAGTAACATTTGAAGACCTTAATGTCAACTGTCATACGGGAGGAGCCGTTGCA TTCTTCGATGGTTGGGAGCTACAACACGAGCTGTTCCCAAGCGAATTCGACCACCCGCTGGGTTTTAATGAAAGGTACCACATGTTCTGTAACGGTGGCGCTGTGCCCATGAAGATGTTTACGTCATCGCAGAACGTTGCTATGCTACATTTTCTGGTAAAGGAAGTCGGTGAAGGGTTCAAAATCAAGGTCAACTTCTTGCCAAATCCCCAAC CTTGCAACGCCGTTGCGATGCTCGAATTCGGCACACTGACGATGAAGAATTACGGTCTCCGGCGTAACTGCTCCGTCTCCATCATCTATCCAGAGGAGATCCAACTGGTGAACGTTGACGTTGGTGTGACGTCAGAGTCCAGCGTCTACGAGGCGGAAGTGGGTCTTTCGGACAAG CAGTGCCTGAAGTACGGAGGCGGCGACTATGTGCAGCTGTTGAACGGCAACGGGCTCGACACAACCATTATGAGGACCAAGGGAATTCTCTGTGGAATGGACTCAAAAAATG AAAAAGAGGCAAGCTTTGTCCTTAGCTGCCAACACAGCGTTGTTCGTATGGTGTCCAGTGGGGAATTCCACAACACCGTCACCTTCATGTATGCCCCTCCAGCTGAGTCGCAGCCCGGAACATGCTAG
- the LOC127850432 gene encoding corticotropin-releasing factor-binding protein-like isoform X2 yields MNQICAIFIGCLHMVVVSTSPLTTSLSKLPLQITSSNEPDIRLSKRTARSSGGQIGCTHMESFPGEYQYVSDGTSAVCGLYLIGQPDQIVQVTFEDLNVNCHTGGAVAFFDGWELQHELFPSEFDHPLGFNERYHMFCNGGAVPMKMFTSSQNVAMLHFLVKEVGEGFKIKVNFLPNPQPCNAVAMLEFGTLTMKNYGLRRNCSVSIIYPEEIQLVNVDVGVTSESSVYEAEVGLSDKCLKYGGGDYVQLLNGNGLDTTIMRTKGILCGMDSKNEKEASFVLSCQHSVVRMVSSGEFHNTVTFMYAPPAESQPGTC; encoded by the exons ATCACCAGCTCCAATGAACCGGATATCCGATTGTCCAAACGAACGGCTCGAAGCTCCGGCGGACAGATAG gcTGTACGCATATGGAGAGTTTTCCCGGCGAGTACCAATACGTGTCCGATGGAACCAGTGCAGTTTGTGGATTGTACCTGATTGGCCAACCGGACCAGATCGTACAAGTAACATTTGAAGACCTTAATGTCAACTGTCATACGGGAGGAGCCGTTGCA TTCTTCGATGGTTGGGAGCTACAACACGAGCTGTTCCCAAGCGAATTCGACCACCCGCTGGGTTTTAATGAAAGGTACCACATGTTCTGTAACGGTGGCGCTGTGCCCATGAAGATGTTTACGTCATCGCAGAACGTTGCTATGCTACATTTTCTGGTAAAGGAAGTCGGTGAAGGGTTCAAAATCAAGGTCAACTTCTTGCCAAATCCCCAAC CTTGCAACGCCGTTGCGATGCTCGAATTCGGCACACTGACGATGAAGAATTACGGTCTCCGGCGTAACTGCTCCGTCTCCATCATCTATCCAGAGGAGATCCAACTGGTGAACGTTGACGTTGGTGTGACGTCAGAGTCCAGCGTCTACGAGGCGGAAGTGGGTCTTTCGGACAAG TGCCTGAAGTACGGAGGCGGCGACTATGTGCAGCTGTTGAACGGCAACGGGCTCGACACAACCATTATGAGGACCAAGGGAATTCTCTGTGGAATGGACTCAAAAAATG AAAAAGAGGCAAGCTTTGTCCTTAGCTGCCAACACAGCGTTGTTCGTATGGTGTCCAGTGGGGAATTCCACAACACCGTCACCTTCATGTATGCCCCTCCAGCTGAGTCGCAGCCCGGAACATGCTAG